From the genome of Kryptolebias marmoratus isolate JLee-2015 linkage group LG19, ASM164957v2, whole genome shotgun sequence, one region includes:
- the traf3ip2a gene encoding E3 ubiquitin ligase TRAF3IP2, whose translation MDSLKVPCSHRSIPVEMDERMTAPGADVAWLPLCKHCSGNEETGREAENLGWEPPQRGLCDPGLRRPREDCYEHEAGAAHRAFLDPHLVPSAAAHPRQARPPHCADVSAHFARQQQPLYRQELLSDPRTGLGSHLNWTCGHSVEDAESLEPPLPLMSNICNRDAAPQYRTPPMPGPAPVERNRLGLIVRYPPASHHNNNYFLCNHDNPAGPHQEQQPQNPPVRPLLNNAPDVPCGFVPRCAHLPGDVMREVSVSSSGPAGPGAVTREVKRTISLPEECRNVFVTYSVDAAEEILPFIKFLISQGFNPAIDVFDTPIRRMGITKWMDRYLSDKSVLIIVVISPKYKEDVEGIGDDEHGLHTKYIHNQIQNEFIQQGCLNFRLVPVLFPNATKKHVPSWLQSTRIYRWPSDTQDLLLRLLREERYIVPQRGAYLTLTVRPL comes from the exons atggacTCTCTCAAAG TGCCATGCTCTCATCGAAGTATTCCTGTTGAGATGGACGAGAGGATGACAGCGCCTGGTGCTGACGTGGCCTGGCTCCCCCTCTGTAAACACTGTAGTGGAAATGAAGAGACTGGCAGGGAAGCAGAGAACCTTGGCTGGGAGCCTCCTCAGAGGGGGTTGTGTGATCCAGGCCTCAGAAGGCCCCGTGAGGACTGTTATGAGCATGAAGCAGGAGCAGCTCACCGTGCTTTCCTGGACCCTCACCTTGTGCCTTCGGCAGCAGCACACCCAAGACAGGCAAGGCCCCCCCACTgtgcagatgtttcagctcattttgCCAGACAGCAGCAGCCATTGTACAGACAGGAGCTCCTGAGTGATCCCAGGACAGGCCTGGGAAGCCATTTAAACTGGACCTGTGGTCACTCTGTGGAAGACGCAGAGTCCTTGGAGCCCCCCTTACCACTGATGTCAAACATCTGCAACCGGGACGCTGCACCCCAATACCGAACGCCACCCATGCCAG GTCCTGCTCCAGTGGAAAGAAACCGTCTGGGACTTATTGTACGCTACCCTCCAGCATCTCATCACAACAACAATTATTTTCTCTGCAATCATGACAACCCTGCAGGTCCACACCAGGAGCAACAACCCCA GAATCCCCCTGTAAGGCCTCTTCTCAATAATGCCCCAGATGTTCCCTGTGGCTTCGTTCCTCGGTGCGCGCATCTCCCTGGAGATGTGATGCGTGAGGTCAGTGTGAGCTCCTCTGGCCCGGCAGGTCCAGGAGCAGTCACAAGGGAGGTGAAGAGAACCATAAGCCTTCCTGAGGAGTGCA GGAATGTTTTCGTCACATATTCAGTGGATGCAGCTGAAGAAATCCTTCCCTTTATCAAATTTCTCATCAGTCAGGGATTCAATCCAGCA ATCGACGTGTTTGACACTCCCATCCGAAGAATGGGCATCACTAAATGGATGGACCGCTACCTGAGCGAT AAATCAGTGCTGATCATCGTGGTCATCAGCCCCAAGTACAAGGAGGACGTGGAGGGAATTGGAGATGATGAGCACGGCCTGCACACCAAGTACATTCACAACCAG ATTCAAAATGAGTTCATCCAACAAGGCTGTCTGAACTTCAGACTGGTTCCGGTGTTGTTTCCCAATGCAACTAAG AAACATGTGCCCAGCTGGCTCCAGAGCACCAGGATTTACCGCTGGCCCAGCGACACCCAGGATCTGCTGCTGCGCCTGCTCAGGGAGGAACGCTACATCGTCCCACAGCGAGGCGCCTACCTCACCCTCACCGTTCGTCCTCTCTAA
- the LOC108248898 gene encoding probable G-protein coupled receptor 139 has product MEEASAAVFVTVQKIYYPLLCIMGIPANLFTFYMICFRKCGMSNTAIIYLSCLAIVDTLYLVWVILLDLTLTFWIVQPFWHSYPWCGILGFLQYGSLYSSSWIVVVFTIERYLVLSSIAAKQHFSQPWVIKTTCIAIVLVSHLVSVPMGWINIVTPVNLTVEGENMTLPRCRYRKHTYSTVVVWISTFLSGGIPIVLVIIFNYLIGYHLCRASNLFTKEERSIMYGRNTRGTLKRTILLLGIVSVAFVVLSLPRFVTYCILRTKYNDESFDRNDYSIPINVAGDLANMLQNLNSTTNFLLYCMVSRRFRQELLQVLTCKAKAQELGSLLHHTTMKVFSVVNLRASPSSNPVTVVLTNLTQKD; this is encoded by the exons ATGGAAGAAGCCAGCGCCGCTGTCTTCGTCACCGTTCAGAAGATCTACTACCCGTTGCTTTGCATCATGGGTATTCCAG CAAACCTCTTCACTTTCTACATGATCTGTTTCCGTAAATGTGGGATGTCGAACACAGCCATCATTTATTTGAGCTGTCTGGCCATTGTGGACACCTTGTACCTGGTCTGGGTTATCCTTCTCGACTTGACTCTTACCTTTTGGATTGTGCAGCCCTTTTGGCACTCCTACCCATGGTGTGGCATTCTGGGATTCTTGCAATATGGATCGCTCTATAGTTCCTCCTGGATTGTGGTGGTCTTCACCATTGAGCGTTACCTTGTCCTCAGCAGCATAGCAGCCAAGCAGCACTTCTCTCAGCCATGGGTCATTAAAACAACGTGCATAGCTATAGTGCTTGTGTCCCACCTGGTGTCTGTGCCGATGGGCTGGATAAACATTGTCACACCTGTAAACCTAACTGTGGAGGGAGAGAACATGACCCTGCCTAGGTGTCGATACCGCAAACACACCTATTCTACTGTTGTGGTCTGGATATCTACTTTTCTCTCAGGAGGAATCCCCATTGTGTTGGTCATCATCTTCAACTACCTGATTGGGTACCATTTGTGCCGTGCCAGCAACCTTTTTACTAAGGAGGAACGGAGCATCATGTATGGAAGAAATACTAGAGGGACACTGAAGAGAACCATTCTGCTGCTGGGCATTGTCTCTGTGGCATTCGTTGTGCTCAGCCTGCCTCGTTTTGTCACATACTGCATCCTGAGGACCAAATACAACGACGAGAGCTTTGACAGGAATGACTACAGCATTCCGATCAATGTGGCTGGAGACTTGGCCAACATGCTGCAGAACCTCAACTCCACCACCAACTTCCTGCTCTACTGCATGGTCAGCCGTCGCTTCCGGCAGGAGCTGCTGCAAGTGCTGACTTGCAAGGCAAAGGCCCAGGAGCTGGGTTCCCTCCTTCACCACACCACCATGAAAGTCTTCTCGGTTGTAAATCTTCGGGCTTCACCATCCAGCAACCCAGTGACTGTGGTGCTAACCAATCTTACACAGAAAGACTAG